GTCATGCATACAAGCAAAAGCCCACACACGCCCTTTCCCAAGGGAATCTTCAGCCAAAGTAACCAAAATTGGTGAATTAGTAGTAACTGACGTATGGGGACCTGCCCACATCCCTTTGATTGGACAATACAAATACTATGTATCATTCACCAATGTAGCTACTTGTTTTACTTGTTTAGGCTTCTTACAACACAAGGACAAGATGTTAAACAAATATAAATTGTTTGAAGCACTATTAAATACACAAAAGGACAAGAAAATAAAACAAGTAAGATTTGACAATGGCAGAGAGTTTGTGAACAACAATTGGATCAAACATGCAGCCCAGAAAGGGACTGTTTTAGAAACAATGGCCCTGTACTCAGCTCAACAGAATGGAATTGCCAAACAATTGAACCAAACACTTACCAACAAAGCTTGAGCAATGTTACTCAAGTCAGCTGCTCCAAAATTCCTATGGAATGAAGCATTGGCGTACGCATGCTACTTGAAGAATCAAGTACCTATGCAAGTGCATGGTACATTCTGGAAAACACTGTTTGAGGCATTCTGGGGACAAAAGCCCAACGTTAGCATCCTGCAACCTTGGGGTACCAAATGCTATGTACTTGATCAAGGTGAAAATCAATCAAAATTGGACTCCAAGACCTTCATGGCAACATTTGTAGGTATCTCTGATGTACAAGGCAAGAGTTGGCATTACTACAAAACCAGAGCAAATTGGATATTGCACTCATGCAATATCTTGTTCCCAAAGGACCATGCAGCAATTGAAGATGTTGCAGATAACACCAATTGGGGAGAATTGGTTGCTCCGCCtgctgagggggagatgactcAAACCAACAGCGCTGCAGAACAACCAACCAAACCTACTGGAACAGGGGGagcacatgtagttagtaaaAACAAAGAAAATGACTCAAAACTACCTAGCAATAAAAAGCCTATAAAGAGCAAACTAAAGACTGAGGGAACAACATTGAACTCatattgttgtagacacatttgataccagggaatttattcccattttcttggatttaaacaaaggctaacagacaacattttcaatcatgtgactttggcgcttattattatatattaagcgccaagccacgtccccatccgcgcttaccttggcatacgtagccacctccacctgatgacatcactatgacacgtcagtgacacctatgcatgagtaaggccaactgcagattggggttcttattggttatggtattgcatatattatatttgtaattagttcacccctgtaatatataaggaggccaaccaaccatggtaacacccaggttgattacctcttgttgcatccctatttgtacaaggccttacagccagatcactaagtagtatattgccttaagcgtcagctccactgtacatacatagcttgccattgcccttacggccttggtcattgttgtttagtagttagacgttgtagggtagaccttgccgccttaagcggtacttACTGTACACccacatggccacaagcgcccgcgcccttgacgtcctttcagacgtctaggacactaggtaatcaaccttaagttggttgcaaaccgtgcccaccagcacacacacttagctcaacaacaagaaggactcctgtactagcacaagggaaataccggagattgggattgccttttgctgtcaataatcaaaccagcgttgtcccctcctagtaccaaattgctataaggcagacagtccctattgcccgcatacccctgGTCGCCGCACCCTTTACCAGcggacctagacagccaatacacccgcttgcagagactggtttctacatcacgcctgcccacggctgtgattagtaactcctactgttcaacgctaggttgtttgatgCAAGGTCTTAGCAATCAAGTAATAAAGCaatcataagtcctgatataggcatacACCCCCACACACCgtcaccattacctcccccaccccccccccaatCTTCTTCTTGAGCAGCCGCCCACGCTGGACGCTCCTTCCCAACACATACaatggcaacctgttcccggccgccctcttgAGCCCGTTCCCCTGTTGATCAAGGACAGTTGGAACCCCTAtttccgccagcctcccctgagcttggcaaagtcagTCTTGAGCGGGTCATCCACCTACTCTGGGGACTTCAATCCCAAGTCAACTGCATCAAGCggaccctcttggaacaagTTGAAATTAGCCAAGAGGTTTGCACCAACGTCAAAAACATCTCCCAAGCggtcgatgttgtcaaggatgggcttgcccagctccagctccccCAGGGtccccacaccccagaagatcaaaaacctcccgcggtcaaggaaactcccagggccgTGCCCAAAGtcaagcctattggcaagactcaaccattccttggggccccagcccctatCATCCCCACAGGGGCCCCCAAGTGCAACCCCCTCACCTTTTTTAATCCATATCCCTCCTCGTCTTTCCCTTCaggaccggctccagcagccccccaaggacctccGCCAGCGCCTGTCATTACCCCGGCGttgcctccagccccctccactgtaaagGTGGatcacccagatgccttcaaaggcaagattggcttggaggccaaacaatggttAACTCGTATGTTAGCCTGGGTCCGCCTCAATCAGAGGCAGTTCCCCTCGGACTTGGAGGTCCTTAGCTTCCTTCTCATGAACATGGAAGAAGcggctggggcctgggcccatccccacctggaccaactagggtcccattgCGCACTCATCCAGACCGTGGATGAATTCAAAAACAAGTTCCTGGCCgcctttggcaaccctgatgcAACCAGAGCAGCGGAGCAGAAGATTACTTCCCTCACACAAACCGGCACCTGTGCCAAATACATCACCAAGTTCTGCACGCTGCAGATGGAACTcaactggaacaacgccgcACTCTGCGGCCAGTTTGCGCAAGGacttcactgggaggtccgGAAACAGATTGCCACTAGGGAAAGGCAACCACGCACCCTGAGGGAATTGCAAGACACAtccctcatcattgacaacgccctccgtgaggaacgcgccagccacccgcagcagggtaataagtctggcaaATCCTCCACTACCCCCAACcgggggcaagtaccagccaacaggccaccagaACCGGCCCCCTCTCTTCCAATCCCAACTACGTctcagaggaagaacgcaaccgccgccgcgcagaaGGTCTTTGCGTAAAATGCGGGAGGGCTGggcacaagtttgccaagtgtAGAaccggctggaaggctaccccaaaggaggataaggggaaggccaaggaaaccgccaaaattggcaaagactctgagtaccaatcgggaaaagagtaagggtacctgctgctgcgcgcaaggaccctaaggactCAGGGCTcattgaaatttgtaatatatccaatagtaccaatagaatctcccccctTTTTACAATTTCAATAAAACCcaagaaacaagcggatccactagaagtcctgatagattcaggcgctacATCCTCATTCCTCCACCCACAAACCGCCAAGGCGTTACACCTACCCCTAATAGATCTCCCTTCACCCCGTACTGTTACCatgctcaatgggttgagcccccaggctggcaaaatctggaaaaaggccgtccttaccttctcctttgatggcaaacgtatgaccaagaccttcctaatctgcaacacagggtctcatgctgccatcttaggattgaaatggttagacgCCCATAATccggaaattgattggaacctGCGCCACAGACCATGCTACCGGAtcctgtatttgccaacgttgcccTAGTTACACTGGAAAAAGAGTTGCAACGCCAAATTGAAGCATCTCTAGATCAAGACAAGTCCTTGGAGGAAATACTCCAGTTTCTACAGAACAAGTCAAAAGCCCCACCGTCCATCAAAAGAGCCTTCAAAGATTACCAAATGGAGGCAGGCCTACTCTTCTATCAAGGACGCATTGTGGTTCCAGATGTAGGcacctgtcctagacgtccttaaggggcgtcaaggcagcgggcgcttaaggccgtataGAGCTAAGtgaaaaccgcgtaaggcggcgggggatctacctacgacgacgaactaactaactacggtGCCaagacgctataaggcgttgacaaactacctaagtacagtgagagcaacgcttaaggcgtgtatctaagtggttaccggctgtaaggcctcgtacagtATGTGgagtgcgacaagaggtaatcgacctgggtgttaccgtggtcggttggcctccttatatattacagagagtgactaattacaaatacagaatatgcaaaacctaatccaataggaaccccgctccgcagtcggccttactcatgcatacgtgtcactgacgtgtcatgatgacgtcataggtggaggtggctatgtatgctgattaagcgcggatggggacgtggcttggcgcttagcgtatgatataagcgccaaagtcacgtgatcgaaaatgttctccgtttgtcttcgtttaaatttgagaaaatgggaataaattccctggtatcagatgtgtctacaacactgccccccctaagggccttggcggcgccgagggccttctttttcatttctttttcaaatttttctaggattttttcggcgtttttgagattttcccttggttcccaggtattctcttctgatccgtagcctttccattttaccctaaaaaaccacttcccgttcctttcttccatgtctgtaattccttcaaccttgtattcttcttccccatccacggtCACAGGTGGGGGCCGGTTCTCGAAGTTGCGTTTTttatcccttttgacttttgacaggagccccacgtagaagacatcgtggattctcatggatggtgggagttccaggcggtatgcgcggtcggagattttctcagtcactttgaaggggcctaggcgttgttccgtcagcttgggactcagggtcttcagcttcacgtttttggcgtctagccagaccTCTTCTCCAACTTCAAACCCGAGTGGTTCTCCCGTTTCTCCGGCTGTCATACGTGattttgattgccggagcgcggattctatttcccgccattgcgCTTCCATCTGTGTTGCCAATTtgtctgcctcagggacgtCCGTTGGTAGGTTACTTGGGGTTAAGgagggttcccatccgtacagTGCCCTgaatggggatttgcctgttgcaCTATGTACCGCATTGTTataggcaaactccgccattggcaaccacttgacccagtcctTCTGATTTATCCCAGAGTAGGCCCTCAGGAAATGCTCGACCGTTGGGTTCACGCGTTCTGTCTGCCCGTCGCTCTGAGGGTGGTAGGccgaggagaagtgggggtctatccccaggcgttggtacaaAGCCTTCAGGAATCTATTGTTAAAAACCCGTCCTCGGTCCAATACCgttttttcaggcatgccgtaacgtttccatacgtgtcGTAGGAATAGGTCCGCCAGTTCtggggctttgagcttcttggaacattctacCAGGATAACGTACTTAGTGAAACTGTCCACAATAACTAAGATAGAGTCATTGCTTCCGTCCTTTggtaggtctactatcatattgtacgacacatgttgccatgGGCGTGAGGGGAGTTCTAATGGCTGGGgcggtatggttgcgtacttgggctTCCAGATTCGTTGACAGGTTTTGCAGGAAtcaacgtgccagtatgtgtcagcGCGTATGCCGGGCCAGTAAtagttccttgataccaattCCAAGGTACGCTGtcttcctggatgtcctgccaaggggctgtcatggaagatGCAAAGTAGGTCCGTTCTCAGAgttccaacgtcagggaccacaattcgcccttggtagaatagtAGGCCTGCCTCCATCtggtaatccttgaatgcgcgtttgatggaggggggtgccttggactcattttggaggaattgtagtatttcctccagggattcatCCTGGTCCAGGGCGgcctcaatctggcgttgaAGCTCCTTTTCAGGGATCACTAGGGCCACATTGGCAAATACTGGCTCTGGAAGCATGGTTTGGGCGGCTGGTGGAATGTCGGCATGGTCCGCACGTCGTGAGAGGGCATCAGGTTTCCCGGACTGTTTTCCCGGGCGgtagacaatttggaagttataccctGCTAacagtaggtgccatctagCGTGACGACGGTTGAATGTtcgggactccttccagtactccaggttaCGGTGATTGGTGAATACGGTGACAGGGTGAgcggttccttccaagaaaatgcgccaatactcaaaagAGCAGATGATTGCCAAGAGTTCTTTGTCATGAGTGTCGTAGTTTTGCtcggcacctttgaatgactCGGATAGGAAGCCTAGCGGATGGagacggccgtcttcctgacgttggctgagtatggcaCCTAGTGCTGCTCCTGAGGCATTGGTTTCCAAGAAGTAGGGTTTGGAAGGATCTGCGTGACGTAGTACTGGTGCGTTAGTGATGGCGTCCTTCagcccttggaatgcttcttgcTCCTTGGTTTCCCACTTCCACGGCgtgtcctttttgaccaggttgtgtaaTGGTCTGGCAATATGGctaaaattggcaacaaagcggcgtaggaagttggcaaacccaaggaaggattgtacttccttaaccttggttggtaccggccattcttgtaccgcctggatcttgagcttatctAGGCTGAACCCTTTATCGGAAACAATGATCCCAAGGTATTCTACTGAGGTCACGTGGAAAGTACATTTTGACgctttgcagaacagttggttttcCATGAGACGCCGTAAGACTTCGTGAACGTGCTGGGTGTGtgttgcgtcatccttagagtaaattaggatgtcatcaaggtagatgatgacgcaaaCATCCAGGAGGTctttgaacaatttgttcatgaagtgctgaaaggcagcaggagcgtttgtcaaaccaaatgtcatgaccagggactcgtagaggccgtacttggtgcggaaggcggttttccattcgtcacccTCTTTGAcccggacgttgttgtaaccccatcttaagtccagtttggtgaataccttggcgccgcggagctgggccattaggtcatcaggacggggtagcgggtaaacgttcttcTTAGTCCGGTTGTTGAGGCAACGGTAGTCAACGACCAagcggcgggaaccatcctttttggggacaaacataacgggggaactgatggaagatttgcttgggcggatcttccctgctttcaactcatccctgagccagtccttgagtgtggcggactcAGCATCTGTCATACTATAAAGGGGAGaattgagggggccttctttggTGAGTTCAATGCCAATATCGTAGTGCCTGTgggggggaagcttattgaattcttcctctccaaataccttggcgtattgatggtacttggggggtactccttcaagggggttcttgtcagcttcctcctcttcggcaatggccacgtgttccgGTGGGGCATGAGgtaaggagagggtgcgttggttccaatcaatttctgggttgtgggcgtctagccatttcaatcccaagatggcggcgtgagaccctgtattgcagataaggaaggtctcagtcattttcttgccatcaaaggagaaggttaggttggccttcttccagattttgcctgcctgggggcttgacccatcgagcatagtaacggtacgAGGATGAGGGAGATCTATTAGGGGAAGCCGTAATGCCTTGGCAGTGCGTGGGTGGAGGAATgaggatgtggcgcctgaatcaatcaggacttctattgtttccgcttttttctctggttgAATTGGAATTGTAAAAAGTGGCGCATTTCTATTGATACTATTTGATATGTTACAAAATTCAAaacaaccagagtccttggggtccttgcgcgcggcagcaggtacccttagtcttttcccgatttggGTCCCGACTcttcgccaatcttggcggcttctttcttgacaccttcctctttaggcgtggctttccagccagtgcggcattccgcaaatttgtgCCCTGCTTttccgcatttgatgcagaggccttcagccctgcggcggttgCGTTCCTCCTCAgggacaaagttgggatcgctggagaggcgccctggtcttgtggcctgttggccggtacttgcccccctattgggtgtggtagtggaggcaccaggcttattacccttaggcgggtggctggcacgctcTTCTtggagggcgttatcaatgaccagagccgcattctgcagctcgaGGAGGGTGGTAGGGCGCCGCTCTTGGGTGGcgatgaggcggctgacctcccagtggaggccacgtgcgaATTGCCCACGAAGGGCGGcatcgttccagtccaggtccatggcaatggtcctgaactttgtgatatactcagcacaggatcctgtctgagtgaggtgAGTGATCTGCCGCTCAGCGGCTTGCGTGGCATCCGGGTtaccaaatgcagccaaaaaCTCCGTCCTAAATTCGTTGACTGTTTGAAttagggccctgtgggacccaagttgatcaaGGTGGGGGTGTGCCCACGCTCCTGCcacgtccttcatgttcatcaggaggaatgacaACGTCTCCTGATctgtggggaacatccgctGGTTAAGGCggacccatgccaacatccggGTTAAccattggcgggctttgttTCCTATCTTCCCGGTGTATGCGTCAGGGTGATCTACCTTGACCGGGGTTTGATATGTGGCTATAGGAGCCGCTGGTTGAAGGGGGGTTTGGGGCCGGATAGGCGCAGGTACagggggagtatggactCGCAGGGGAGCCCGGACAGGGGTTGGTTGAGCGAAGGCGGGGGGAGCTCTtgtggggttggcccaggcaatgaggggtgcgctaggcgctggaaaagGGTTGGTTTTTGataagggcctgggcgtggcctcaaCTGCCGGGGgcttccggtcttctggtgtttGTGGGGCTTCCCCTCTAGCCTCGATGCGAGTGAGGGCTTGGTCGACggttcccatccagtctcggGCTTCCTTGTTGGCTTCCTTGGCTTCCTCGAGTTCCCGCTCAAGccggatgacttggttttgcaatcccaagaggagggagattgcgCGGCTGAGGGATATTTCCCCatagacctctggttcaaGGCTCCTTGGCTCATCGGCGGTTGCctgaagagtgggtcccaactctccttgatcgagaggggattggggacgagcggtgctccgggaacgggttgccatttcatgAGGATATGAACGGCCTTGGTGAGAGGTGGCGCgttgggaggcgcgggaggaagcgcgagagggggtgcgtgacgtaatggtgggcgagtaGGGGGTAATGGGGCTtgtgtagccaagggtgcctatatcaggacttatggggcgctttattgtactggcgctaagagcttgcgtcaaccacctagcgttggacagtccctattgaccaatcaactgccgtgtacgggcgtgatgtggaacgggttttctgcaagcgggtggatctgctgactagctccgctgacaaagggtgcggtgaccggtggtaaGCGGACGATCagaatccgtctgccttatagcaatttggtgctacctggggccaacgctagtttgattattgatagcaaaaggcgagcccgatcaggtgatttccctcgtgctagtacaggggaccttcttgtttgttgaagCTGAGTAGGGTGTGCTttgtgggcacggtttgcaaccaacttaaggtcaattacctagtgtcctagacgtccttaaggggcgtcaaggcagcgggcgcttaaggccgtataGAGCTAAGtgaaaaccgcgtaaggcggcgggggATCTACCTACAACGacgaactaactaactacggtGTCaagacgctataaggcgttgacaaactacctaagtacagtgagagcgacgcttaaggcgtgtatctaagtggttaccggctgtaaggcctcgtacagtATGTGgagtgcgacaagaggtaatcgacctgggtgttaccgtggtcggttggcctccttatatattacagagagtgactaattacaaatacagaatatgcaaaacctaatccaataggaaccccgctccgcagttggccttactcatgcatacgtgtcactgacgtgtcatgatgacgtcataggtggaggtggctatgtatgctgattaagcgcggatggggacgtggcttggcgcttagcgtatgatataagcgccaaagtcacgtgatcgaaaatgttctccgtttgtctttgtttaaatttgagaaaatgggaataaattccctggtatcagatgtgtctacaacagcacCCTAAGAACAGATCTTCTGCGCAttttccacaacagcccccTAGCAGGGCACCCAGGAAGACAACGCACCTTGGAACTAATCTCCAgggattactactggcctgggaTCCGTGCAGACACGTATTGGCATGTTGACTCTTGCAAAACATGTCAACAGATCAGAAAGCCCAAGTATGCATCCATTCCACCTCAGCCCCTGGAACTGCCAACGCgcccctggcaacacgtgtcATACAATATGATAGTGGACTTGCCTAAAGACAGAAGTAATGATTCTatcttggtcattgt
The nucleotide sequence above comes from Rhizoctonia solani chromosome 3, complete sequence. Encoded proteins:
- a CDS encoding Retrotransposable element Tf2 protein; this translates as MATRSRSTARPQSPLDQGELGPTLQATADEPRSLEPEVYGEISLSRAISLLLGLQNQVIRLERELEEAKEANKEARDWMGTVDQALTRIEARGEAPQTPEDRKPPAVEATPRPLSKTNPFPAPSAPLIAWANPTRAPPAFAQPTPVRAPLRVHTPPVPAPIRPQTPLQPAAPIATYQTPVKVDHPDAYTGKIGNKARQWLTRMLAWVRLNQRMFPTDQETLSFLLMNMKDVAGAWAHPHLDQLGSHRALIQTVNEFRTEFLAAFGNPDATQAAERQITHLTQTGSCAEYITKFRTIAMDLDWNDAALRGQFARGLHWEVSRLIATQERRPTTLLELQNAALVIDNALQEERASHPPKGNKPGASTTTPNRGASTGQQATRPGRLSSDPNFVPEEERNRRRAEGLCIKCGKAGHKFAECRTGWKATPKEEGVKKEAAKIGEENAPLFTIPIQPEKKAETIEVLIDSGATSSFLHPRTAKALRLPLIDLPHPRTVTMLDGSSPQAGKIWKKANLTFSFDGKKMTETFLICNTGSHAAILGLKWLDAHNPEIDWNQRTLSLPHAPPEHVAIAEEEEADKNPLEGVPPKYHQYAKVFGEEEFNKLPPHRHYDIGIELTKEGPLNSPLYSMTDAESATLKDWLRDELKAGKIRPSKSSISSPVMFVPKKDGSRRLVVDYRCLNNRTKKNVYPLPRPDDLMAQLRGAKVFTKLDLRWGYNNVRVKEGDEWKTAFRTKYGLYESLVMTFGLTNAPAAFQHFMNKLFKDLLDVCVIIYLDDILIYSKDDATHTQHVHEVLRRLMENQLFCKASKCTFHVTSVEYLGIIVSDKGFSLDKLKIQAVQEWPVPTKVKEVQSFLGFANFLRRFVANFSHIARPLHNLVKKDTPWKWETKEQEAFQGLKDAITNAPVLRHADPSKPYFLETNASGAALGAILSQRQEDGRLHPLGFLSESFKGAEQNYDTHDKELLAIICSFEYWRIFLEGTAHPVTVFTNHRNLEYWKESRTFNRRHARWHLLLAGYNFQIVYRPGKQSGKPDALSRRADHADIPPAAQTMLPEPVFANVALVIPEKELQRQIEAALDQDESLEEILQFLQNESKAPPSIKRAFKDYQMEAGLLFYQGRIVVPDVGTLRTDLLCIFHDSPLAGHPGRQRTLELVSRNYYWPGIRADTYWHVDSCKTCQRIWKPKYATIPPQPLELPSRPWQHVSYNMIVDLPKDGSNDSILVIVDSFTKYVILVECSKKLKAPELADLFLRHVWKRYGMPEKTVLDRGRVFNNRFLKALYQRLGIDPHFSSAYHPQSDGQTERVNPTVEHFLRAYSGINQKDWVKWLPMAEFAYNNAVHSATGKSPFRALYGWEPSLTPSNLPTDVPEADKLATQMEAQWREIESALRQSKSRMTAGETGEPLGFEVGEEVWLDAKNVKLKTLSPKLTEQRLGPFKVTEKISDRAYRLELPPSMRIHDVFYVGLLSKVKRDKKRNFENRPPPVTVDGEEEYKVEGITDMEERNGKWFFRVKWKGYGSEENTWEPRENLKNAEKILEKFEKEMKKKALGAAKALRGGSVVDTSDTREFIPIFSNLNEDKRRTFSIT
- a CDS encoding Retrotransposable element Tf2 protein, with product MLLKSAAPKFLWNEALAYACYLKNQVPMQVHGTFWKTLFEAFWGQKPNVSILQPWGTKCYVLDQGENQSKLDSKTFMATFVGISDVQGKSWHYYKTRANWILHSCNILFPKDHAAIEDVADNTNWGELVAPPAEGEMTQTNSAAEQPTKPTGTGGAHVLEPLFPPASPELGKVSLERVIHLLWGLQSQVNCIKRTLLEQVEISQEVCTNVKNISQAVDVVKDGLAQLQLPQGPHTPEDQKPPAVKETPRAVPKVKPIGKTQPFLGAPAPIIPTGAPKCNPLTFFNPYPSSSFPSGPAPAAPQGPPPAPVITPALPPAPSTVKVDHPDAFKGKIGLEAKQWLTRMLAWVRLNQRQFPSDLEVLSFLLMNMEEAAGAWAHPHLDQLGSHCALIQTVDEFKNKFLAAFGNPDATRAAEQKITSLTQTGTCAKYITKFCTLQMELNWNNAALCGQFAQGLHWEVRKQIATRERQPRTLRELQDTSLIIDNALREERASHPQQGNKSGKSSTTPNRGQVPANRPPEPAPSLPIPTTSQRKNATAAAQKVFATGWKATPKEDKGKAKETAKIGKDSEYQSGKEISPLFTISIKPKKQADPLEVLIDSGATSSFLHPQTAKALHLPLIDLPSPRTVTMLNGLSPQAGKIWKKAVLTFSFDGKRMTKTFLICNTGSHAAILGLKWLDAHNPEIDWNLRHRPCYRILTSQKPHRPSKEPSKITKWRQAYSSIKDALWFQM